In a genomic window of Bemisia tabaci chromosome 1, PGI_BMITA_v3:
- the LOC140226037 gene encoding tRNA (cytosine(34)-C(5))-methyltransferase-like, whose protein sequence is MWYRRHVVCSIRIVPRTQYQFQTFSQLQLRLSSDPQLVTSPSGMGRHYKNKKKTKTVSPSSGKEGQKPPDRNYPYTEIVRENAAFVDYYQMQKICSEEDFEKMMESFKEDLPSAFRITGCSKSEAKLLLKIVESELFKDLLNTDTEFEDNTRRPFCLPWYPNRLGWQIQITRKDIRRSRAFFKLHNFLITETGCGSISRQEAVSMIPPLLLDIKPHHKVSSENKTIS, encoded by the exons ATGTGGTATAGGAGGCATGTGGTGTGCAGTATTCGTATCGTACCTCGTACCCAGTACCAGTTTCAGACTTTCAGTCAGTTACAGTTACGATTGAGTTCAGATCCCCAACTGGTCACCTCTCCATCTGGTATGGGCAGAcactataaaaataaaaagaagactAAAACTGTTAGTCCTTCTTCTGGAAAGGAG ggtcaaAAACCACCAGATCGAAACTACCCCTATACTGAGATCGTCCGTGAAAATGCTGCCTTTGTTGACTACTACCAG ATGCAAAAAATTTGTTCAGAGGAAGACTTTGAGAAGATGATGGAAAGTTTCAAAGAGGACCTTCCATCTGCATTTCGTATAACTGGCTGTTCTAAATCGGAGGCAAAGCTACTGCTGAAAATTGTGGAGAGTGAACTCTTCAAGGACCTTCTCAATACTGATACAGAATTCGAAGATAATACCAGGAGACCGTTTTGCCTACCTTG GTATCCAAACAGGCTTGGCTGGCAAATCCAAATTACTCGCAAAGATATTCGTCGATCTAgggcatttttcaaattgcacAACTTCCTAATCACAGAAACAGGTTGCGGAAGTATCAGTCGACAGGAGGCTGTATCAATGATTCCACCGTTGTTGCTGGATATCAAACCTCATCACAAGGTATCAAGTGAAAATAAAACGATTTCATGA